Genomic DNA from Nicotiana tabacum cultivar K326 chromosome 21, ASM71507v2, whole genome shotgun sequence:
GAAAACTTGCGGGGCAATTTGGTGATTATTGGAAATAGAGAAATCGAGAAGAGAGAGTTGTACGGACCATTGATCGTGttttttgagaagaaaaaaaaggatcaAAGAGCAGAAGCTAGTCAAAAGTGTGGAAAAGAAGAGCAGTGGAAAAGTTGATAATTGAGGCCTGGAATTAAGGATAATTACAGAAATAGACAAATTAGGATCTGTCACGTGAGTTGCATGTGACTAAGAAGAATTGACAAGTAGATAAGAGGAATAAAGTTAATTTTTAagagaattaagaataatatcTTTAGGCCTCCTTTGTTTCTTTAAATATTAAGACGTCTTAATCTAAATACATATCTAAATGtgaagatgtgtattaagattaagacatctgaatctgaatacacattttaatattaaaatataaattaagatctgaatactaaatgattaacaCTGTTTttttttaacatctgaatatataaaatttatcgttatttaaaaaataataaatataaaatttaaataaaatactaattaatctaatagtGGTGATTCTAGGCTGTAGCTAGTGGCGATTGGTAACGATTGCAATTAtaattgaggatgatggtggtggatggtgatagttaataatggtaGATAGCGGTGGTGGTTGTGGTTGTGATTGAGTAAGGTgatggtgggtggtggtagtttataatggtAGACATTGCCGACTATGATTATTGACGGTGATAGGTTGGTTGGTTGTGGTAGTTGAGTTGGGTGGGTGTGTGGTTTATGGTTGAGGTTGATGATGGTTGAGGTTGATggtggtgggggtgggggtgatGGGTGGTGGGGGTGGTAGCGGCTAtggttgaggatggtggtggtggtagtagttgataatggtaaGCGGTGGCGGCAATTAATTATGAATGTgtatgatagcatcttaatgaaaatAGGTCTTTgctatagatcttaatcatacagacctattcagactCGTTAAGtgattgtgaagtaaaaaaaaaaaatacttaatgaTTGAGATCTTAATGGTTAAGACccagactttaaaaacaaacgcacttaatgtctgagatctgaatgattaagattcaaacctccattaagtgcaaacaaatgaggccttattATCATGAGAAACTTGCGGCCATTCAAGTCAAAGTCTTGGAACACCTTGGTCTCGGGTTGGCTCGGGGTTAATTTTTTGTTaacttttataattttaataaatatcgAAGTTTTATTGTTTGGAGTTAGTTTTTATAGTTTTATTTGACTTCCTTATGAGTAGTTAATATGGCAATAAGAAAGATCAAATTCATTAGTATTTTTTCATTACGAGTAGTTAATagggaaacttacacaaatgtccaaaataagtctcaacttaccaacctctagccattagtcatagacttaccaaaattAGTCAAGTAcatataaaaattagaaaatcaaataaataaggttctttctctcaaagaaccacatgcaaaaattatcttccatatttttaagcgtgattagcaacattaggTGCAAGATGGAAAGGAAATtttatggatgaggtagcaaataaggtaataaaatataaaaataatatatacaatattccaaaaatctaataAAAAAGGAAACTTTTTCAATGgctatagttgaaattcattgaaaacatatagataagtcaatatacaaaatttgaggaagattggaggtgatttggactggttttgtatcaaaattcgtaattaaatcgagttaaaaaaattcttctgcgacacatgtatcaaacatgtatcacgcatgtatctcacacacatggatatacatgtgatacacaattgatacaaatatgctacatatgtgatacacaaatgatacacagtgtgatacatatatcatttttttcatgttcagtttttacttcgaattttcaattcaaaccacctcaaaacttcaccaaatcatcccaaaactgagattcaagctccttaagatgtactcaatctattctaataacaccactcaaaagaaagcaaaattttgacatattttttgctacaaatagctaattggctaatattagtaatatttggctaatattagtaatattttatgaattgatcaatttttgtaatgagctacttataaatggacatagctggtagTTTCCCTAGTTAATAGGGGAATAAGAAAGATCAAATTCATTTATATTAACCGCAATAGGGGGTGTTAATGAATATTTTAAAACCGATTAAACcgaccgaaccgatttttaggtttgttttaataaaaccataagtttttatataaatttataaccgCACCGAATAAATTTAgatgtaaaaaatatatttatatattaattttaaaaataataaaatattaaattttttcttggtcttggaattatgaaaacagtTACAAGCCAAGAAGTAATAAaactcaaaattctaatttctaaacctattatgctactcctaTTGAAAGTAAATTATTTCCAACATATTCAATAGCAAGCTAAGACACAAGTTAttgtagcgattatgagtagcaaacgacaatgtattgaatatgtttcctttcgtatgatttagatttatctttttgaatattcaATTTTCTATAGACTTTATCATTGAGTCTCAGTCCCaccttggttaatatctttccactcgtgtgatttatattttctttgtattaatttgcttagtttcttttacgctgATGtggaatagttgatggatctatactctagccatctttcatattttcttaatacATCACCCTTTCAAATGTAGAAATGTTAAGAAAGTTTTGCTAAGTCTtataaaagtacgtatgttattgTATTCTACTCATACTAGTGACTTTTATatcacatttaaaaaaaataccaaaaattaaccgaaccgtaccgtaccgaagagaaaccgatatGGTTAGGACGGTTTTTAAAAGTccaattttggttatacataataaaataaccgaaaaattggtgtGGTACGAATTTTACAAGATAACCGGTCGAACCGAACCATTTACACCCCTAAACCGCAAGACGCACATATTATCTATTACAAATGTTCTTTTAGTTATTAATTTCTGATCACACGGATCAATTagtataaactttttaaaacttaaataaatattattataatATGTGTGTgatgtatgaaataaaatataaatttgagTTCAAGTTGGAAAAGAAGAAGCTTTTGggcctaaatggcctaaactgTTGTCAGATTAGCTCAATACATAGTACAAAAATGAAAggtttgtatataacatacaaaatgtatatatatacaaaatatatatatatttttggctattattttaagagcggctatacaatgtcattttccccCCAAAAAAGTAGTTCATGGACAGTGCTGTTGCCGGAGGTTAATAATTTTTGTCCATCTGGTAGGGCTTCCATTTTTTTCTAGGGTTTTTTAGGATTGTGGTATCAATTCTCATTTTGCAATATCTTTTTGTAGATATagacattataaaaaatatataaattttagataCTTTTTTTAACTATCGGATATAAATAGTTTTGATCACGGGCTAAAAATATTCTTTGCCCGAAACGAAACAAGCCCATGATTGGGCTTTGGTTGTCCACTATTATTGACCACGGACTAGCTtaatacaaaatatttttttcgacATTTTGAATATGTTATATTTAACTTAATTCTCCTAATAAATAATTTCGACCCAGGTTAAAAGTGATCTTTGGACAAATAAAGTGTTATTGGGTTACAACTTACATAGTCAGGCATAACAAACTTATCTACGGCTTTTGACTCTTGATGGAGCATTACCATCTCCATTTTCAAATATAACTCAGAATATTAAAGCATGTACATAATTGATGTTATGGGATTCAGTAAAATATCATCCAATATATTTGGGTCAACTTAATATGTAGATATCAAAACTTTAGATAAATatttctacaaaaaaaaaaaaacaataagtaAGCGAAAATttgaaacaaaagaaatttttcgtTTGACGTACAAAAGTTCTACTTATATATATTTGTTATTTCGGTTTAGCTTGATCATTAGTTAATAAGAAGTTAAAAGTATATCTTTGGTTGCCAGAAAGAATACGGTAGATTCTACTTATATATTTGTTGTTTCTGCTTCGCTTGATCATTAGTTAATGAGAAGTTAAGAGTACATCTTTGCTTGCCAGAAAAAGTACGATTCCATTTGTAGACCGGGACTTCAATCACTCACCAACTCACCTATCATCAAATCACCAACTTCCTTAATCTAACGACATTGGACAATGTCAGCTTGGATATATGAAATTTCTTGCTTGcaataaaattaagaaaatttcTAATGATAATAATTAATATTAGGTTGGCAACATCTgtaaaaagaactaaacaaaaataaaGGGGTTGGGGTGGAGAAATACTTGTATTGGGAGAGCACAACCAACTTGAAAATTACAACATATCCCGTATAATTCCGCAACTTGAAAATTATGAATATAATAAAAGAATGAACAAATATTAAAGAACAAATCAATCATTTGTTTATACATATTTATATctgtaataaaaaaaaattatacaaatcaACATGGTTGAGAAGTAaccaaagaaaaaagagtacCCCTGAATGGTTATCTATTAACAGAAACCATCACCTTAAGAAACTGAGCCTGCAAAAGGAGAGTTGATTTCCAAAGAGgattacaaaaaataaagaatGTTTTCTTTCTGAAAGAATAATAAATATATAGTATGTGTTACAAACTATGTTGTCCGGATTCTCCAAAATGCCGTCAATTATGTCCAAGATCCATCAAAAGTAATGCCTTTTTTGAAGATTCGACATGTGTGCGGCGACATTTTGAAGGATCCAAGCAACATAGGTTAAAAATCAGCTATAGGAAGAAAAAGGGTATCTTTCATGCTCAAACCAGGGTATTTTTTTGGTCATCACTGCAAGTGAATAAAAGAATGTATAGTAGGGTTAGAGTGCTTCCCCTGAttcgagggtctatcagaaacaacctctctaccttcacaagatagaggtaaggctgcgtacacactaccctcccccaGATCCTACTTGTGTGATTACACCGGGTTTGTTATTGTCGTTGTTGTTATATAGTAGGGCTAGAGCTTTGTCAACCAAGTTTTAGAAGTATGAATCTTGATCATCATGGCAAAGTTCCTTCCTAAGTTTTTGAGAGAAAAGCCTACAAGCATCCATACTAAGATCAATGGCAGCTGAAAGAGCGATAAATAAAGCAGCATCAGCCATACATTTTACATGTTGCACCCCAACTTGAACCGTCGGAACACTGGTCTTGCCTTCACCTTCCACAGTTGACACCATCACAAATCCGCGAATTGGCGAATTTGAGCTCAGTACAGAGTCTTTCACTGTATTGTCAATGCAAAATTGTCCACCTTTTTTCATGCTCATTGTGCCTTCAGCTATTGGTATAGCAGCACTAGTAAGGCCAGTATCAGTAACAAGTTCAAATTTGAAACCAAGTCCATCAACTGGTCCTCTTTCTCTCCATGCCTCGAGTCGACCCCATGGCTTCCAGCTACTAACAGAAGCACCATTTGGCCTGAGGATGAGCCATGCACCGGCGTTTGATCGCGAAACGCGATCAGAACCCGGAGATGGTACAAATGGTGTGATCATTGATGCTGCTGCAACAGCAGATCCTGAAAGGTCATAGATTATTATCATCCACCCTTTTCTTTCCCTTCCTGTTCTGTCCTTTTCTCCAGAAAATGTCCTCATCCAACCTCTATTGTTTAAGTTAAAATCAGATGGGAGAGATCTGTACAGACACAACAGAGAGAAAAACTCAGCTTAGAGACCACTTAAGAACAAAGTTAATAACTAGAACATATTTAAGAGTTAAATTTCTGTGCAATATAGAGTGACAAGTTtataatttctttattccattaGATTAAGATGACAATATGACATGTAACAACAAGTAGGAGCAGAGCTACAACTGACGAAGGCAGAGGCGGACTCGGAATTTTGAAGGTGGCGACGGCACATGAGTGGACTACCCAACTACTGTCCCCATCAGACTTTTGATCATAAGGGTTTCAAACAAAATATATGACGGTTTTCAACATATAAACACATCGATAATTTTGCCGAGGTTAACGGATTCCGATAACCCCTCTACTCCATACATAGGACCGCCTCTGGACGAAGGATGTTcattatttctgtattttatgaGATTAAGATGACATTTAACAACAGATAAAGAACGAAACTTCAGTCGGCGAAAGATGGTCAGTTTATcagtcaaataatatttttacaaatATGTTAAATCTTAGACACCCTTGGTGAAATTCCTGACTAGACAGTAAGGTAGGTAAATGTTACTTATAACATGATAAAAAACATTgatagtaaaaaaaattaaaacaaaagtcAGTGTATTTAATAAATCCATAAATTGATGCTAAAACAAATGGTGGATTGATaatcggcttaatgtatgcatattttgatatataccgcctcacattttgctcatgtctcgatgatttgagatgtttaatatgattatttgtgctaaattttggtatttctatgtgtagggatcattcggatgcaatttgggacgaaagggcgcgaattggagcgaaatcgggacaaaaaggcaaaaagtaaaatttgagggccacagcgagcgtggggcgctggctgtGGCGCAATTTACAGCAGCTAAAATATTTGAGCGCCAGGactagcgccccacgctgccctggacgctcaagatgggaaagtgtcctttttcgactaggactcggttatttcgattcctagacgcccccaactcatataaaagccaacatAAACCTATTTTAAAAGAGGGAGGATGTTTTGAGAGAAAAAACACAAGCACaaagccgccgtggaggccgaaattcatcaagttccatctttctctcaccaaacttagtaatttttatgtttctttgtatgatttgttgtttggctaccatgtttatgtggagctaaacttcacgttctagggttgtggttctttcatgactattgttattctgatattgattttgcctttttgatttatcatattggtttatttattcaatcttgcgcttaattatttaattgcttgatcaccaattgaatactatctacgaatctagaattgaactcgaaagtgggaattctagattgcatataggattgagtagagcaagttcttgaactcgggcatcggggaacggattcgtggttaggatagacatatacctaattgccttgcttggttgatttacaggaattataaatgcgttcttgttaattctaactccatagacatataggcgttaggttagcttgaataggcgagtaagaactcgacagattcttatgagcaatattaaccctgtcaaccaataagctagataaattagtcggtcaattcaattgaagaatacaataggattgttagatagcccataaccctagatcgttttcattacattgatatcataaaaatctgttctttctctgttcaaagttcattatttatatttttttatttaattagtttagagtcaaatatttttaggtttaattcttgtttagataattaggatagtctaatttagttaatagttaatcacaagtcctcgtgggttcgacatccgacttttagtcactttattacttgacgaccgcgtatacttgcgtgtgcgtttggctgcaacaaatttttggcgccattgccggggacttagaaattagctatttttctagaaTTTGGAACCAAATCTTTGCATATGGGAAGGGAATCAATGGTGGTTAACTTTTGTCTGTTGATTAAACTAAATCTGCTGACTGGGAATTATCTAATCTCTGTCATTAATGCATAATCGAACTTGATAAAAAGTTAATTGGTTGGACCGACAATGTGTTATAAGTATAACATAAGGGAATAAAATCGTAAGATATCTTTAATCAGCTTTATAATATCTCTACATGCCAAGGGTCAAGACAAAACCTAATAAAGAATTGTCCATTAAAAAGAACATAATAATTAATCTAGTGTATTAGTAAATGCATGAGATGATTATTATAGCAAACAGTTGTACAAACGACAAGAGGACTAATGGGATCATCACTTGGAAGTCATGGTGTAGATCTAATTGGTATAAGCCtcaccaaaacaaaaataaaataaaatagtacAGTGCAATTTCAACAAACAGTTTGAACTTTGAAGTGATTTTAACTTCTATACActgtaataacaacaatattatACCCAGTATAGTCTTACAAGTGGGGTCTGAAGGTTGAAAGATTGTTTCCAATAGAAACCCGGCTCAAAATAAGTATAACTTCTTTTACACTGaccttttaaaaaatattaaactaTAGATAAATGCAGGTAACTAACTATGTTAAGTAAGTTCACTAACCTGAAAAATTAGTATTTGTTATTCCCTCCGTTCTAATTTGTGTGAACCTGTTTAActaggcacg
This window encodes:
- the LOC107801941 gene encoding uncharacterized protein LOC107801941; protein product: MDPCPFVRLIIESLALKLPLAATKPSGHHVIHPSTTPCYAKLKLKNFPSQITILPLSPASTDSSPPDSSAVAAGFHLDAAALRRVSAKPVTLHVSVFTGRMGRTCGVSSGKLIGSVQVSVDFTGGHTEARVFQNGWMKLGTGEKPVAMLHLVVRAEPDPRFVFQFGGEPECSPVVFQVQGNRSQPVFSCKFSADRNNRSRSLPSDFNLNNRGWMRTFSGEKDRTGRERKGWMIIIYDLSGSAVAAASMITPFVPSPGSDRVSRSNAGAWLILRPNGASVSSWKPWGRLEAWRERGPVDGLGFKFELVTDTGLTSAAIPIAEGTMSMKKGGQFCIDNTVKDSVLSSNSPIRGFVMVSTVEGEGKTSVPTVQVGVQHVKCMADAALFIALSAAIDLSMDACRLFSQKLRKELCHDDQDSYF